The Chitinophaga sp. H8 genome contains a region encoding:
- a CDS encoding 4Fe-4S dicluster domain-containing protein, with the protein MEITAYKTDMEFFVDMQRCIGCKACEMACAECETNGHESMIHVNYVERAVTIQTTVQVCMHCDDPVCAKVCPADAISKDDFGVVHSANTARCIGCSNCVMACPFGVPVKQEKYDMMMKCNMCYDRTSAGKKPMCATVCPSQALFYGTREEISRMRPNSTPVNTFIFGKQVVTTKVNIMMPKGSTQLKIH; encoded by the coding sequence ATGGAAATTACCGCGTATAAAACAGACATGGAGTTTTTTGTAGATATGCAACGCTGCATTGGTTGTAAGGCCTGTGAAATGGCCTGTGCGGAATGCGAAACGAACGGACATGAAAGCATGATACATGTAAACTATGTGGAACGTGCTGTGACCATACAAACAACCGTACAGGTATGCATGCACTGTGATGATCCTGTTTGTGCTAAAGTATGCCCGGCCGATGCGATCTCTAAAGATGATTTTGGGGTAGTACACAGCGCCAATACTGCCCGCTGCATTGGTTGCTCCAACTGCGTCATGGCTTGCCCGTTTGGTGTACCGGTGAAACAGGAAAAGTACGATATGATGATGAAATGCAACATGTGCTATGACAGGACCAGCGCTGGCAAAAAACCGATGTGCGCTACTGTTTGCCCCAGCCAGGCACTGTTTTATGGCACCCGGGAGGAAATCAGCCGCATGCGTCCCAATAGTACACCTGTTAATACCTTTATTTTTGGGAAGCAGGTGGTAACCACCAAAGTAAATATCATGATGCCCAAAGGAAGCACACAATTAAAAATTCATTAA
- a CDS encoding ubiquinol-cytochrome c reductase iron-sulfur subunit: protein MPDQSEKNPNWKEDFPIQRTEATRVSRRDFARFLCLVSGGLATGSAYVAVKANFFPPEEVKGEHFVCKMESVPVGGTRSFVLAGSTIPYILIRLENGEWRAYEQKCTHLSCAVFYKPGTGKIECPCHNGFFDAMTGEPLEGPPPRPLPALQVVLKGEDIYVKAAGNEA, encoded by the coding sequence ATGCCAGATCAATCAGAGAAAAATCCAAACTGGAAAGAAGATTTTCCTATTCAGCGCACGGAAGCTACCCGTGTAAGCCGCAGGGATTTTGCCCGGTTTCTGTGCCTGGTTTCAGGTGGACTTGCAACAGGGAGCGCTTATGTGGCAGTAAAGGCTAATTTTTTCCCACCGGAAGAGGTAAAAGGTGAACACTTTGTTTGTAAAATGGAAAGCGTGCCTGTTGGTGGTACCCGCTCTTTTGTACTTGCAGGAAGTACCATTCCCTATATACTCATCCGCTTGGAAAATGGAGAATGGCGTGCCTATGAACAGAAATGCACCCACCTCTCCTGTGCTGTTTTTTATAAACCCGGAACAGGAAAAATAGAATGCCCCTGCCATAATGGTTTCTTTGATGCCATGACAGGAGAACCACTGGAAGGACCTCCTCCAAGACCACTGCCTGCCCTCCAGGTAGTTTTAAAAGGAGAAGATATATATGTTAAAGCTGCGGGTAACGAAGCATAA
- a CDS encoding molybdopterin oxidoreductase family protein: MSKLPVSPEKLIEQFGPHLNYAPQEGYVGRDEPDKTVKTHCCFCGMQCGIQLLVKNNKVVGFEPWMEFPFNEGRLCPKGVQRYLQNNHPDRLLDPLERVEGEGFKTISWDKAMDRVVAEIKRIQQTYGNDAFSILSGVSLTNEKSYLMGKFARVAVKTSNLDYNGRLCMVSAGAGNKKAFGLDRTSNNYSDLEHAEVIIVAGANVSETFPTLTHWIWRARDNGAKLIVIDPRVIPLARTAEIHLPVKPGTDSALYGAMLKYLADHDMLDHEFIANHTAGFEAALEAVKDYTLEWAEQITGIPKEKIQQAAECWGKAKTSFLLHARGIEHHSKGVDNVLGCINLVLATGRIGKPYCGYGTITGQGNGQGGREHGHKCDQLPGNRDITNPEHRKYIAGVWGIPESELPGKGLTAYELIEAIHRGEIKGLLSICFNPLVSLPNNNYVREALEKLEFYVSIDFFLNETARHADIVLAGSLHEEEDGTVTTAEGRVVRIRRAVTPPGNARSDTAIILELAHRLGAGDKFTYPDNEAIFNELRVASKGGTADYYGITYKKIEENMGIFWPCPSEEHPGTPRLWEDKKFATPDGKAHFNPVAYRDPGEVTDEEYPVVLTTGRVVSQYLSGTQTRRIGKLVGLAPEPLVEIHPELALKYNIRQRELVRVSTRRGSGEFPANIVETIRKDTVFIPYHWPGRKSANQLTPGTLDPVSKIPEFKVCACKLEPLGTIAAPGETQAFDSI; encoded by the coding sequence ATGTCAAAACTACCTGTTTCACCGGAAAAGCTTATAGAACAGTTTGGTCCCCACCTGAATTACGCCCCTCAGGAGGGGTATGTAGGCCGGGATGAGCCAGATAAAACCGTGAAAACCCATTGCTGTTTTTGTGGGATGCAATGTGGTATACAGTTGCTGGTGAAAAACAATAAAGTGGTTGGTTTTGAGCCCTGGATGGAGTTTCCTTTTAACGAAGGAAGACTTTGCCCTAAAGGGGTACAACGATACCTGCAAAATAATCATCCCGACCGCCTGCTGGATCCCCTGGAAAGAGTAGAAGGAGAAGGCTTTAAAACCATTTCCTGGGATAAAGCTATGGATCGGGTGGTGGCGGAAATCAAACGTATTCAGCAAACCTATGGTAATGATGCTTTTTCCATTCTATCCGGGGTATCCCTGACAAATGAAAAAAGCTACCTGATGGGTAAATTTGCCCGGGTAGCTGTAAAAACCAGTAACCTGGATTATAACGGCCGGTTGTGTATGGTAAGTGCTGGTGCCGGCAATAAAAAAGCGTTTGGGCTGGACCGTACCTCCAATAATTATTCAGATCTGGAACATGCTGAGGTGATCATTGTAGCAGGCGCCAATGTCAGTGAAACCTTCCCCACCCTCACCCACTGGATCTGGCGTGCCAGGGATAACGGTGCCAAGCTCATTGTAATAGACCCCAGGGTAATCCCATTGGCAAGAACCGCCGAAATTCATTTGCCGGTAAAGCCGGGCACAGACTCTGCTTTGTATGGTGCGATGCTGAAATATCTGGCCGACCACGACATGCTGGATCACGAATTTATAGCCAATCATACAGCAGGGTTTGAAGCAGCACTGGAAGCTGTAAAGGATTATACCCTTGAATGGGCGGAACAGATAACCGGAATACCAAAAGAAAAAATACAACAGGCGGCAGAATGCTGGGGAAAGGCAAAAACCAGTTTCCTCCTTCATGCCCGTGGAATAGAACATCATTCCAAAGGAGTAGACAATGTATTGGGTTGTATTAATCTCGTACTGGCAACAGGGCGTATTGGTAAACCCTATTGTGGGTATGGCACGATTACCGGGCAAGGCAATGGCCAGGGAGGCAGGGAACACGGACATAAATGTGATCAGCTACCTGGCAACCGGGACATTACCAACCCTGAGCATAGAAAATATATTGCCGGCGTCTGGGGGATTCCGGAATCCGAATTGCCCGGAAAAGGACTGACCGCATATGAATTGATTGAAGCTATTCACCGGGGAGAAATAAAAGGCCTGCTCTCTATCTGTTTTAATCCCCTCGTATCCCTTCCCAATAATAACTATGTACGGGAGGCACTTGAAAAACTGGAGTTCTATGTAAGTATCGACTTCTTTTTAAATGAAACGGCCCGGCACGCAGATATCGTGCTTGCCGGTTCCCTCCATGAAGAAGAAGATGGTACTGTTACTACAGCCGAAGGACGGGTAGTACGTATACGCAGGGCAGTTACTCCTCCCGGCAATGCACGCAGCGACACCGCCATCATACTGGAGCTGGCACACCGGTTGGGAGCCGGTGATAAATTTACCTACCCCGACAATGAAGCGATCTTTAACGAGTTACGTGTGGCCTCTAAGGGAGGTACTGCTGATTATTACGGCATTACCTACAAAAAAATAGAAGAAAATATGGGTATATTCTGGCCATGCCCCTCAGAAGAACATCCCGGCACTCCCCGTTTATGGGAAGATAAAAAATTTGCCACTCCCGACGGGAAAGCACATTTTAATCCGGTGGCTTACCGGGATCCCGGAGAGGTAACGGATGAAGAATATCCTGTTGTACTTACTACAGGGCGTGTAGTGTCGCAATACCTGAGTGGTACACAAACCCGCCGTATAGGTAAGCTGGTAGGCCTTGCTCCGGAGCCCCTGGTAGAAATACATCCCGAGCTGGCCCTCAAATATAATATCCGCCAGCGGGAACTTGTCCGTGTTTCTACCCGCAGAGGATCCGGCGAATTTCCGGCCAATATTGTAGAAACGATCCGGAAAGACACCGTGTTTATTCCTTATCACTGGCCAGGCAGAAAATCTGCCAATCAGCTTACACCCGGCACCCTTGACCCGGTATCTAAAATCCCGGAATTCAAAGTGTGTGCCTGCAAGCTGGAACCTTTGGGCACCATCGCTGCTCCGGGAGAAACACAAGCATTTGATAGTATCTGA
- a CDS encoding tellurite resistance/C4-dicarboxylate transporter family protein, protein MTQLTSPGQPVSHTSLENFFPGYFALVMATGILSIGLFLWHYVWLAWFFLYLNIAFYAILWVILILRIIKYPVIVWNDLHHPARGVTFLTLVAGTNVLGSQIAIIAGNTAIALICWIAGFVLWALLLYTFFLVNILKEPKPTLEQSISGAWLLIVVATESVAVLGAIIANSSSFHWLIIFISLCSYMIGGMFYFVLIGLILYRWLFLSMKAETLTPPYWINMGAVAIISLAGSRLVMYANAHEPLSHWGNFVQTFTMFFWAFASWWIPLLFLMFSYRHFIARVPLKYDPQYWSMVFPLGMYGVCTFNYAVVTGFTFIKPISGLFVIIALATWVIVFIGLLIEMPFRKKKATIQG, encoded by the coding sequence ATGACTCAACTCACCTCTCCTGGTCAACCAGTCAGTCATACCTCCTTAGAAAACTTTTTCCCCGGCTATTTTGCCCTGGTAATGGCTACAGGTATATTATCTATTGGCCTGTTTCTCTGGCATTACGTATGGTTAGCCTGGTTCTTTCTATATCTCAATATTGCTTTTTATGCTATACTGTGGGTGATACTCATCCTACGGATCATTAAGTATCCAGTGATTGTGTGGAATGATCTCCATCATCCGGCCAGGGGCGTTACCTTTCTCACCTTAGTAGCCGGCACCAATGTACTGGGCAGCCAGATCGCTATTATCGCAGGCAATACAGCCATCGCTTTAATCTGCTGGATTGCAGGATTTGTGCTCTGGGCACTTTTGCTGTATACCTTTTTCCTCGTCAACATATTAAAAGAGCCTAAGCCCACTCTTGAGCAAAGCATCAGCGGCGCCTGGCTGCTGATTGTAGTTGCTACAGAATCTGTAGCAGTACTGGGTGCTATTATTGCCAACAGCAGCTCTTTTCACTGGCTCATTATATTTATCTCTCTTTGTAGTTATATGATAGGTGGTATGTTCTATTTTGTGCTGATCGGATTGATTCTTTACCGTTGGCTTTTTCTAAGCATGAAAGCAGAAACACTTACGCCCCCCTATTGGATCAATATGGGAGCTGTAGCTATTATTTCCCTGGCGGGCTCCAGGTTGGTAATGTATGCTAATGCCCATGAACCATTAAGCCACTGGGGAAATTTTGTCCAGACGTTTACCATGTTTTTCTGGGCCTTTGCCAGCTGGTGGATTCCTTTATTATTCCTTATGTTCAGCTACCGCCATTTTATTGCCAGGGTCCCCCTGAAATATGATCCGCAGTATTGGTCTATGGTTTTTCCACTGGGTATGTATGGGGTATGTACTTTTAACTATGCAGTTGTTACAGGATTCACTTTTATTAAACCAATATCTGGCTTATTTGTTATAATAGCATTAGCTACGTGGGTAATTGTATTTATTGGCCTGTTAATTGAAATGCCATTCAGGAAGAAAAAAGCCACGATTCAAGGCTAG